In Cydia fagiglandana chromosome 9, ilCydFagi1.1, whole genome shotgun sequence, a single window of DNA contains:
- the LOC134667231 gene encoding uncharacterized protein LOC134667231 yields MANETALEERPIAFNLLKKDELEYEVTVRLGVPLTTVMELRSQLRKLNQEIPTDEVADYNGDVKEELDIISAKMDDLRDQLQSPTQRRTSLKLLNRVQAVAHHLYHRLTRLTPAESEASRHCELSDQLDKLLSRLDNVLINFRSALSRDVALEVDKPNPTALPACTKHHNLVQKLNLKYDGKTCVKAFLRKLEQVRVSRDIPDSTLFRSACELFTDEASSWFNGICDQVHCWTDLKAVMIRDYLPLDYNVRLMREIRARTQGFDESIVNYVSVMLNYFSRLETPLPEAEKLSILVQNVRPFYSKQLALFKIESIGELKDRCRQLEAATQSAKRFAEPDRDLSKSLAHDLVYKPLTTKTVSAVQASADFCVRCRVDGHTLKTCKAAPKLVCYRCGENDVTARTCPKCASTPSTSKN; encoded by the coding sequence ATGGCGAATGAGACCGCTTTGGAGGAGCGTCCAATAGCTTTTAATCTCTTAAAAAAAGATGAACTCGAGTATGAAGTGACGGTGCGCCTCGGGGTACCACTGACGACAGTGATGGAGCTCCGGAGCCAGCTCCGGAAGTTGAATCAGGAGATTCCCACTGACGAGGTCGCGGATTACAATGGTGACGTCAAGGAAGAACTGGACATAATATCTGCAAAAATGGACGACCTTCGTGACCAACTACAGTCACCAACACAGCGTCGTACTTCCTTGAAGCTTCTTAACCGCGTACAGGCGGTTGCACACCATCTTTACCACCGTCTAACCCGCCTAACACCAGCTGAATCAGAGGCCTCAAGGCATTGTGAATTAAGTGATCAGTTGGATAAACTACTATCTCGCCTTGACAATGTGTTGATTAATTTTAGAAGTGCATTGTCAAGGGATGTCGCACTCGAGGTTGACAAACCGAATCCTACGGCCTTACCAGCATGCACAAAACACcataatttggtgcaaaaattaaatttaaaatatgatgGCAAGACCTGTGTCAAAGCTTTCTTACGTAAGTTAGAGCAAGTGCGTGTGTCACGTGACATACCGGATTCAACCTTATTTCGCTCCGCCTGCGAACTATTCACGGACGAGGCATCCTCGTGGTTTAACGGAATCTGTGATCAAGTACACTGCTGGACGGACCTGAAGGCTGTGATGATCCGTGATTACCTCCCATTAGATTATAATGTCCGACTTATGAGGGAAATACGTGCTAGGACGCAGGGTTTTGATGAGTCAATAGTTAACTATGTCAGCGTAATGCTTAATTATTTTTCCCGTTTAGAGACACCCTTACCAGAGGCCGAGAAATTGAGTATATTGGTACAAAATGTCAGACCATTCTATTCTAAACAATTGGCATTATTTAAAATAGAATCTATAGGTGAACTTAAAGATCGTTGTCGGCAGCTAGAGGCCGCCACTCAAAGCGCCAAACGTTTTGCCGAGCCTGACAGAGATTTAAGTAAGTCACTGGCCCATGATTTGGTTTATAAGCCACTCACAACAAAAACTGTCTCGGCAGTGCAAGCATCGGCTGACTTTTGTGTGCGGTGCCGCGTGGACGGTCACACCTTGAAAACTTGTAAAGCAGCTCCTAAACTCGTTTGTTATCGCTGCGGCGAGAACGACGTAACAGCCCGTACTTGCCCTAAATGTGCGTCCACACCTAGTACCTCAAAAAACTAA